In the Bacillus shivajii genome, one interval contains:
- a CDS encoding Na+/H+ antiporter NhaC family protein: MNTRFNVIELVLILGVTVGTLMLAILLDFSLVVAILPGLTLLTFIAKKNGFTYKGLVMSSWTGVKRNKNIAWLLAFIGVILPTWFLSGTINDLNQLFLSFVSPEYFFVITFLIAAVMSLIIGSAVGCLSIVGVPIIATAETLGLPIALVGGALVSGAFVGDRTSPLSSSFQLLSFSVELDVRTHFRTILPTMLIASGITAAIFLVLDFVVEKPSVDSTAIVSNIEAGSLIVSLIPPLVLLLMILLGKNMKLCFSSSIATAAVILLIRGVSVSEWTTSMIFGIESFGGLVGMISFILFILIVGAYCQIIEDTGMIQPYIHRFFTDQTSLTKNTMQTIGVAAGVSLISPNQSFPILLTGRSLFPHWSLHLKKEHLARVLSDTTVVYAGLVPWSLLAILCSTIIQVPVLQYAPFAFFLWISMFVTLAFSMVPGTSRDMSNDYEERMHG; the protein is encoded by the coding sequence ATGAACACTCGTTTTAATGTTATTGAATTAGTACTTATTCTCGGGGTTACAGTCGGAACATTAATGTTGGCGATTTTGCTAGATTTTTCACTAGTTGTTGCAATACTACCTGGCCTTACGTTGCTTACTTTTATCGCTAAGAAAAATGGCTTTACATATAAAGGGTTAGTAATGTCTTCGTGGACAGGTGTAAAGAGGAACAAAAATATTGCATGGCTGCTTGCTTTTATTGGAGTCATTCTTCCGACTTGGTTTTTATCAGGAACCATTAATGATTTGAATCAGCTTTTTTTATCGTTTGTTTCACCGGAATACTTTTTTGTGATCACATTCCTTATTGCAGCCGTTATGTCGCTTATCATAGGCTCGGCTGTTGGATGTTTAAGTATCGTCGGGGTGCCAATTATTGCAACAGCAGAAACGCTCGGTTTACCTATCGCTCTCGTTGGTGGGGCACTCGTCTCAGGTGCCTTCGTTGGTGACAGAACATCACCATTATCGAGCTCCTTTCAATTATTATCGTTCTCCGTTGAGCTTGATGTTCGCACGCATTTTAGGACGATCTTACCGACGATGCTCATCGCTAGCGGAATTACTGCTGCCATCTTTTTGGTCCTTGATTTTGTCGTGGAAAAACCAAGTGTCGATTCCACTGCAATAGTAAGCAATATTGAAGCTGGGTCTCTCATAGTTTCACTCATACCACCTCTCGTTTTACTATTAATGATTTTACTAGGAAAAAATATGAAACTTTGTTTTTCATCAAGTATTGCTACAGCAGCAGTGATTTTACTCATTCGTGGCGTATCGGTCAGTGAATGGACGACAAGCATGATCTTTGGTATTGAGTCATTTGGGGGGCTTGTCGGGATGATATCCTTTATTCTTTTCATCCTTATTGTTGGTGCGTATTGTCAGATTATCGAAGACACCGGCATGATCCAACCATATATTCATCGTTTTTTTACAGATCAAACGTCGCTAACGAAAAACACAATGCAAACCATTGGAGTCGCTGCCGGAGTGTCACTCATCTCGCCAAATCAATCATTTCCAATTTTATTGACAGGAAGGTCACTCTTTCCACATTGGAGCCTTCATTTAAAAAAAGAGCATTTAGCTCGGGTGCTTTCCGACACGACAGTCGTCTACGCAGGGCTCGTGCCGTGGAGCTTGTTAGCCATTTTATGTAGTACAATCATCCAAGTCCCAGTCCTTCAATATGCACCGTTTGCATTCTTTTTGTGGATCTCAATGTTTGTGACATTGGCATTCTCAATGGTACCAGGGACTTCCCGAGATATGTCGAATGATTACGAAGAAAGAATGCATGGTTAA